A window of Zingiber officinale cultivar Zhangliang chromosome 5A, Zo_v1.1, whole genome shotgun sequence contains these coding sequences:
- the LOC121981117 gene encoding nucleolin-like, with protein sequence MPPRSAKKTAGQRKTAARTFRAALKAQTEAEVVEEPTEVEEVPPSVEEVKEETKVEAVVVRDKMFDLNSSDIGRDSVDVEYEEVVKEVYLEEENGERLELEDNEVEYEHEEDTAVDYDEKYVENEVQEDYVDGEGEEGDVIEEVEIDMVDEEIVDDRDHLEGEEDENVEGEHMLNAEEEEQHKVVEEHRKRKEFEIFVGGLDKDANEDDLKRVFSQVGEVTEVRLMMNPLTKKNKGFAFLRFATVEQAKRAVSDLKTPVVRGKQCGVAPSQDSDTLFVGNICKSWTKEHFKEKLKSYGVENVEDVTLVEDTNNAGMNRGFAFLEFSSRTEAMDAYKILQKRDVVFGVDRTAKIAFADSFIDPDDEIMAQVKTVFIDGLPAMWDEDRVRDCLKKYGVIEKVELARNMPAAKRKDFGFVTFDTHDNAVVCADGINNTELGEGHSKVKVRARLSRPHQRGRVKRSLHGTFRPSRDAPRSGRASYHRPPPTRFSSYAYRPVGARGVSSSSRGMKKPLGHRDRHPEMIMAERVRRLPPPERSYQRRPPAPVDTYPRISDRRDYVRRDDLPPPRSRPVPEYGSRVPIERVPSYRDDYSFRGPGYSELPPRSASRPSDRRVYIDDDYERKLERPLTYREGRSRDYVSVSGSKRPYSEMDDPRYADISIRQPRARLDYAVSGTGAQYGHAYSDRLGQENVGYGSTRGSLSGHDTLYGTRQGMTYARGSTSSSAGGVYSSSFGSGYLSRGSDGGGGSASSSFISGRSLSSRGYAGSGGSSSYY encoded by the exons ATGCCTCCTCGGTCGGCTAAGAAGACGGCAGGGCAGAGGAAGACGGCGGCTAGGACTTTCAGGGCGGCGCTTAAAGCTCAGACCGAGGCGGAGGTTGTGGAGGAGCCCACCGAGGTGGAAGAGGTCCCGCCTTCCGTCGAGGAGGTGAAGGAAGAGACCAAGGTAGAGGCTGTCGTCGTCAGGGATAAGATGTTCGATCTTAATTCCAGTGATATTGGCCGTGACTCCGTCGATGTTGAAT ATGAAGAGGTTGTCAAGGAGGTTTacttggaagaagaaaatggtgAAAGGTTAGAGTTAGAGGACAATGAGGTGGAGTATGAACATGAAGAAGATACTGCTGTAGATTATGATGAGAAGTATGTTGAGAATGAAGTACAAGAAGATTATGTTGATGGAGAGGGTGAAGAAGGTGATGTAATTGAAGAGGTGGAAATTGATATGGTTGATGAAGAAATCGTGGATGATAGAGATCACTTAGAAGGTGAGGAAGATGAAAATGTTGAGGGAGAGCATATGCTTAATGCTGAGGAAGAAGAACAACACAAAGTAGTTGAAGAACATAGAAAAAGAAAGGAGTTTGAAATATTTGTTGGTGGCCTAGATAAAGATGCTAATGAAGATGACCTCAAGAGAGTTTTTTCTCAAGTGGGAGAGGTCACTGAGGTTCGGTTAATGATGAATCCATTGACAAAGAAGAACAAAGGATTTGCATTTTTGCGTTTCGCAACTGTAGAGCAGGCAAAGCGTGCTGTGTCAGATCTCAAGACTCCTgtg GTACGCGGTAAGCAATGTGGAGTTGCTCCAAGTCAAGACAGTGATACACTGTTTGTGGGTAATATTTGCAAATCTTGGACAAAGGAACAT tttaaggaaaaacttaaaAGCTATGGAGTTGAGAATGTAGAAGATGTGACCCTTGTTGAGGATACTAATAATGCGGGAATGAATCGTGGTTTTGCCTTCCTGGAGTTCTCATCACGTACTGAAGCAATGGATGCTTACAAGATCTTGCAGAAGAGAGATGTAGTGTTTGGTGTTGATAGGACCGCTAAGATCGCCTTTGCAGATTCTTTCATTGATCCAGATGATGAAATTATGGCCCAG GTTAAAACTGTTTTCATTGATGGCTTACCTGCTATGTGGGATGAGGATCGGGTTAGGGATTGCCTCAAGAAATATGGTGTAATTGAGAAAGTTGAGCTTGCTCGTAATATGCCAGCTgccaaaaggaaagattttggaTTTGTTACTTTTGACACTCATGATAATGCTGTTGTATGTGCTGATGGTATTAACAATACGGAACTAGGGGAAGGTCATAGCAAGGTCAAAGTTAGGGCTAGATTGTCTAGGCCACATCAAAGAGGAAGAGTGAAACGCAGTCTTCATGGAACTTTTAGGCCTAGCCGGGACGCTCCACGAAGTGGCCGTGCATCATATCACCGGCCTCCACCTACTAGGTTTTCAAGTTATGCCTATAGACCAGTTGGTGCTCGTGGTGTGTCTAGTAGCAGTCGCGGTATGAAGAAGCCTCTTGGACATAGGGATAGACACCCTGAGATGATAATGGCAGAGCGGGTAAGGCGTTTGCCTCCACCAGAGAGGTCCTATCAGAGAAGGCCACCTGCACCTG TTGATACATATCCAAGAATTAGTGACAGGAGGGACTATGTGAGACGTGATGACCTACCACCTCCTAGAAGCCGACCTGTTCCAGAGTATGGTTCCCGAGTGCCCATCGAGAGAGTTCCATCTTATCGAGATGATTACTCCTTTCGAGGGCCTGGTTACTCTGAATTGCCACCACGTAGTGCCTCTCGTCCTAGTGACAGGAGGGTTTACATTGATGATGATTATGAGAGGAAACTTGAACGCCCCCTCACATATCGAGAAGGCCGTAGCCGAGATTATGTTTCAGTTTCTGGGTCAAAACGTCCTTACTCAGAAATG GATGATCCTCGTTATGCTGATATAAGCATACGCCAGCCAAGGGCTCGCTTGGATTATGCTGTTAGTGGTACTGGAGCTCAGTATGGACATGCTTATAGTGATAG GCTTGGTCAAGAGAATGTTGGATATGGTAGTACCCGAGGTTCTCTTTCTGGTCACGATACCTTGTATGGGACTCGTCAGGGAATGACTTATGCGCGGg GTTCAACTAGCAGTAGTGCAGGTGGAGTATACTCATCAAGCTTCGGCAGTGGCTATTTGTCACGTGGATCTGAT GGTGGTGGTGGTTCAGCTTCATCATCTTTCATTTCTGGGCGTAGTTTGAGTAGCCGTGGATATGCTGGCAGCGGTGGATCTAGTTCATACTATTAA